agaacttcattcaagaccggtacagtacattgtaggaggcaatgtgtccGCGTTGTACTcccccaagattattaccctgatttgactcaggtgctcattcacaactgagtcgactggtatccgacgccaaattatgacacaaatcccactgccaccagtaaaatttgagccttgtgctccaaccaatcagctatccagacacgaAGCCAGTATAGTTTGAGTATTTTCTGCAGACATAACTCCATGCAAACATTGTCACCAACTGGTTGCTCCACTTAATAGGTGGGCTGATAAGTCAATTGGTTAGAGATTAGATTGTCAACAAATGATTCAACTTGGTCGATCCATTTGCAAAAAAACCTTTTGGTTGCATTTTATTTAAGTCGCGAGTAAGAATTCTAGTTAAATATATTCTTCACTATGAATAGCATCAAATGCTGACCTTTACCTGGACAAACAAAATGGGTCACAAATAAAAAGGGCACCGAACAAACCAAAGGCTCTGTTGAAGAAAGAGAGATCTCCAGTCAATTACCTACTGTTGAAAGACAACTTCAGCTACTAAAAGAAATCTTACTTCGTCAGACACAAGAGCGAGTCCAGCCTATTTACCAAGGCGTCATCTTATGCAACGCTTAAAAATTCTACGATTCGACAACAGTCACTTCAAAGAAATCCAGCATAAGATCATCGCAAATATGGCAACAACAACAAGAACGTTGCAAATGAGACCCGAAAGAAAAAAGATGAGGATTTGGAAGCCACACAgctacatcctgatcaggccttTAAAAGAACAAAATGACACAGCCAATCAAGGCGAGCTAATTCCACTTGTGAAgagaacaaaggctaaagaaaagaagattataGAACCTCAAACAAGAATCAGGATGTTGGAATAGCTGTTTCATAGATAAAGCTTTTCGCCAACTGATTGGTTTGGTCTCACTCTCCCTAATTAGACGCACCATGCTGGAGGGTCGGCGGGGAGTTGCAGATTCTCTCCGTACACCATCTCTGCGGGGCTGGACAACTCTTCTCGATGGGCTGTGCAaaagccgaggaggacgaaatgcAAGCACTGctaccacgacggatcgtcgcgagtcaTTAAGGCGACATTAGCGTCTGGTGCCAACGATCCagtatcccattggactgcggatggtatgcagtggttctGCGGCGTTTGAAACTCAGGAggttgcctaactccgagaaaaagtagatcaaatttcattccctgctccgtgatgattacgatcggtacaccaaagcgcggcatccattctcgacagatggcctcggcacatgattgtgccgcaATGTCATTTAGAGGTATTGCTccagccaccgcgtaaaccagtCAATGAttctgaggcaatacttgtatccgtgcgattctcgcaaagggccaatgatgtcgaggtgaatattgtggaagcgcttggtcgaccgagggaataTGCTTACTTCCTTTTTTATGCGTTTGTTGATCTTATACTTCTAGCACACGATGCATTGGCTGGTCCAAGAGTTTACGTTTTTGTTCATGAacagccagaaatattttccggtCACTAGCCGATTCGTCGTCCTGATACCCGAGtgtgcaagatcgtgtacttCGTGGAATACTGCCTGGCGAAAATCGACCGAAATAAACGGCCTGGGTTTCTGAGGTTTCATACAGTAAGAAGGGGGTTGagtcgaagataggaaactccttgaacttgtatttggagtatgCCCTCGGGCTCTGAAGTTCTGCATCGCctttctgcgcctcggcgatcGCCATATAATCTACTGCGGCGGGGATTGCGACCTCTGAGATTCGTGATACAGCGTCCGCAATAACGTTGTCTTTTTCGGACATGTGTTGGATGCCGGAAGTAAACTGGTCGATGAAGCTCAGTTGTTGAATTTGGCGAAGAGacgcctgccctcaagggagaagcggaggTATTTAATGGAGAGAGGTACGAGGCgtatagctcacgatcgtaggcgctgtggttacgttgagctgggttgagttgtttcgaaaagaaactcaacggttgccaggtttggttcaTCCGTTGGCGAAAAGCGCCGCTTACCgttgtgtctgaggcatcgacgaatacggtaGTTTCAAAGGCTTTGACGGCTTCAGTAGAACACGCAATCACGTGGGAGTCTTTTGTTTGGGGTCCAGACAACTAAGTGTTGAGGATTGCTTGGTGGTGAGCCGCCTTGGGAAAGAAACGACGTTTAACATGGCCAAGAATCTTCGCAGATCTTTCACCGTAGTTGGCAGGGGAATGTTTTCGATCGCTTCAATCTTGTGTGGGTTTGgttgccgagaaatttcacctgcttctgtaaaaatttgaatttttcgacGTTTAGAACGAGCTcggtctcaaggagacgttgaaaaatgcacttgagatggtccaaatgctTAGATTTaaaagaagaggcgaccaaaacatcgttCACGTAGACGGAACAGAAGTTTAAGTTCCGTAGGACAGagcggatgaatctctgaaatgtctgcgcAGCGTTACACAAGGCAAATGTCATCCTGATGAACTCGAagggtccgaaaggtgtgcaaatagtaGGTTTCGGTATGTCTTTTGGAGCTACacggatttggtgatacgccttggccagattcaaggtcgtgaaaacacgacAGTTTATCAATGAGTGCGCAatgtcatggatgagtggaatagcgTATGGATCGGGAATTGTTTGAGTATTCAGAGGCTTGTAATCTCCGCAAGGACTTTAtttgccgtttggcttagggaccatatggagtggagatgatcaACAGCTATTGGATGATATGCAAATACCTTGTTTCGTGAGatcttcgaactctttctttgcaacagctaaCTTCTGGGGTGATAGGGGATGCACatttgagaagatcggggaagcGGTAGTGCTGATGTCGCCCCATATCTGTAATAAAATGATAGGTTGTGCTCGATACGACAAGAGGGGGACGAATTTTGGAATGCCGTCTCTACTCCACCTGCAGCATCCCAATTAGGATGATTCATGCTCGGCCTCCCTCACACAAAGTCATGATCGTCGACCCTATCACCCAATCTAGTTGCCGATAGGCTTCGACGAGGGCAGAACAACTTAATAGGCGTGACATCATATCTGCATCGGGGAGAAGCGTGGCTGAAACTAGcatctgatgggtcatcgctaCCCTGAGTGAAACCATTAGTCATCACTTTTAGAGGGTCCTCTGGTCAAAAAGGAGTAATCGGTGCACCAAAGATCTAGGAGATAGTATCGTCTCAATCGATGCGGTTGGTTATCAAGTGAATGCAGACTCGGAATTTTCTCAATCTACCAAAACAAGTTGACCGTTGATCATTTGAAGAGTTTAAGCTTTGTCCGGCCGGATATCAGCAGATAATATATCATAAAGGTGAGTGGTGATAGCGAATTGAAAGCGACATGTTCACTTGGATGTATTTTTTGAGCACTAATTTCTAGATTATACCATTTGATACCAATCATTCGACGCAAAAACAATTTTATATAGTAAAAAGTATCTTTAttaacaaaataaaagaatcaTAACTGCACCGACTTCTCCGCCTTTATTTTAGCTAAAATATTGCTTAACGAGCTACTGAGGCTTTCACTGGTATCTTCAGATTCTTTatgttttgcctttttcttctttttctccttttttatcGACAATTCATTGAGGTCGATAACTTTGTTTGGATCTAAAATTGTAGAATCATTTGTAACATCGTGGGAtttgtcctttttctttttcttctcgcgTTTTGCTGACGACGTGGTTGTTGTCATCTCAAAGTCGCTATCTAGATGTATTTCCGCGGTGACTACTGGTTCTGTATGATAAATTTTTCGTCGCTTGTGACGTTCTTCGGGAACAGGACTATCGGATGCGATTGAACTTATGCGCTTTCGCTTGCGATGTTTCTCATTACTTGGGCTTTCCGATGATATAactgcagtggaatttgcaagTGGTGCGGAAGCTTTCAGCTGCTCCAGGATATTTTTCATGGAAGCATTCACTGAGTCTACTTCCTCCTTCACTTTTCGGGGCGTATCCTTGTCGGAACGCTGGGAGAGCTTCTCCGTTTTAATCTTTCTTGTGGTTTCTAAGTCAGAGTCAGTGTGTGTAAATAGCTCTTTCGTTACCTTTTGCTTCTTTTTCGACCGTTGGGAAAGTTCTTCTTGGGGTTGTGATAGCGGCTCCTCTTTGATTCGTTGACCAGGCTCTATTTCGGAAACTTCACTATCCGATACTGAACCCTTCCTCCGTCGGTGATTTGATGAAATCTCTTCCTGGGATAACGTTTCTCGTTTTACTTTTTGTACTATTCGTTCCAGTTCTGTCGGCTCCTGGGATGACTTCTCTAATTTGATTTTCGGTTTGGTGCGTCCGGTTCGATCGTCATCACTTGAGGAGCTTGAATCATCGAAAATATCAGGACTGCGGGCTTTGCTTTGGCTTGGTCTCTGACCCGGCTCTAGGTAACTAGAATCATCGCTGTCTGTGTCGGACCGCATCTGTTTCTTGATTGGCGTTTTTGGTGGCTTTGAATGAGAGTGATCAGAGTTATAGCCACTGCTCGCGTTCTCATGATTCGACTCAAATTTCACTGCTCTTCTCGAGAAACTGGAAGTTGTATCTTGGGTCTGGAATTGTGGAAACAAAGGTATTTTATGGAATTAGCCATGTTTTGGGAATTTTGAACTATCTTAACCAAGAATCGGAGGAAAATACAATCCAATTACTTACATTTGAAACATCCTCGTCTTCGTCGTCCAAATCGCCAACGAGCTCGCCCTCAAAGAACGGCATAACATTCTCCAAATCAAATTTCTTAATACGAAACTCGATCTGCGAATTCAGCTGTACATTACGAGGTACCCGGCCTTTAAGTCGTATTGAAACGCTGAACACTCTGTAGATAATCACACCAATCTGTCTTTCCGAGATATGCTTAACCAATCCCTTGATTATCGCTCCGACCTGCGGTTGGAAAACATAGCAATCCGCTAGTAAATTTAAATGAACGGCTGGATCATCGAATCGTAGAGCTGCCACATCTCCGAGGACTTTTATATTGCGTATATCAAGGATGATTCCTTTCAATCGAGCGTCGTAAAACCCAATCTTTCTCTGGGCGATGATATCCTGAAGTGTTGCTTTGAAGTTGGACAGGCCATACGGCGGGAAGTTCAAGTGGATGGGTGTGTTGACTTTTTGAACACATGATGTTTTGGATTTCACGTAGCACTCTAGCTCACTAAGGGAATATTTAACGTAATCGCGAATACGTTTACCCATTTTGGCCGCCAAGAGTGTTCAAAAATGTGACGGCTGTCAAGTTATAAAACACATGTGGACGAGGGACGAGTGACAGTTGCCAGAAATGGTTGTCAGGGTCTTGGCAGTTTAAATGTCACATTTCATATGAAGATTCGTATTGAATTGGAATAATACTGGGTCGTTGTCAAAATTTGATCAGCTGTTGTGTCACGTAAATTTAGTCTCTAGTGTTGACGTTGATTAGATGATGAATTGATAGACTAGACCGGGTGCGTCGTTTATTGTTACTCCACTATGGTAAATGTTATGTTTCCATTCATTATTAGCATCTGAAAGTTTAATCTCTTTTGTCTAGGATATAGAGGCGTTCAGTGATGAGTCCTTTGACGCAACAGCATGGATTAATTCCACCTTCAAGAACTCTGAACAACAAGACAACAAAGAGGTACTTTTATACTATTTTAATTATAATTCACAAACATAGCGTGGGTAATATGATGTATGCGGTATCATCTTAAATAACGTTTCTCTTATCTCACAAATTGGGTATAGGACCCGAGACAATGTTAACAGCCCGGAAGGATGTGTGATCTCTGGAGGAATTCACAGCCtcaattcaaatttttgggaatctcagattttttttcaatgaataggAAAACTTCGAAGGTGTGCACTCGACGTGAGTGCAACAATTGGAAAGACATTTGCATGTTTCTTGTTTTTGTGAAactacttcatcatcatcatcaacggcgcaacaaccggtatccggtctcggcctgccttaataaggaactccagacacttcgcgtttgcgccgaggtccaccaattccctataagctgtctggcgtcccgaccgACGTcatcctcgtcttctttttctaccatagatattgcccttatacactggCCCTTATAcacggctggatcatcctcatccatacggattaagtgacccgcccaccgcaatctgttgagccggattttgtacactaccagacggtcatgatatcgctcatagatttcgtcgttatgtaggctacggaatcgtccagccTCACGTAGCgggccaaatattcttcggaggattcttcttttgaacgcggccaagagttcgcaattctccttgttaagaacccaagtctccgaggaatacatgaggacaggcaagatcattgtcttgtacagtctcgggtcgttcatcccatgatgtcgatatcgtcagcataggccggatagctgagtggttagagcacaaggctgtcgtacggaaggtcgcggttcaaatctcgctggtggcagagggatttgtatcatgatttgacgtcggataccagtcgactcagctgtgaatgagtacctgagtcaaatcagggtaataatctcgggcgagcgcaatgctgaccacattgtcttctacagtctactgtagtgtaccgttacggtcttaaatgaagtgctctaacacacttcaaggccctgatccaatatggattgttgtgccaacgattattattattattatgctattataggcggctttaaagtcgatgaacagatggtgcaacggttgtccatattccaacagttttccatcgcttgccgcagagagaaaatctgatttgatgctgatttgcgtggagtgaagccactttggtatggaccaatgatgttctgggcgtatggggctatccggcctagcaagatagtggagaatatcttatagatggtactcagcaacgtgatacctctataattgctgcactgtgtgatatctccctttttatgtatgagacagataatggctcgttgccaattgtcaggcattgattcgctgtcccataccatcagcacaagttgatgaaccagttggttccatatttaaccaattcggctgtaattccattggttcctggcgacttatgatttttaagcagatgaattgcacgaactgtttctcctaaggtggtagcagtatttgtccgtcgatctggttgttcagtagttcatcaaagtactcaacccatcgctccaataagcccattctgtcggaaatcagattttcctctttgtctcggcaggatgaacatcgaggtgtgtaatgcttcatgctgctgacttgttggtaaaacttgcgcccctggtgcggttgctccctgtacttttctagttcacagacttgttggttctcccaggcttcctttttccgtctgtgaagtcgcttctccgctcgacggagttcgtgataagtctctgcgcgtgcccgcgttctttgagaatgcaacattactcggtatgcagccttcttccgttccgttgctagcttacattcatcatcaaaccagtcgttccgactctctttgcgactggggccaagtatgtttgtggccgtatatatgataacgttcttcaggtgattgtgaagatcatttgttgatgctttttctccaggatctctgttgactggggttattgcggcatccatttccctcttataggtgttgtggaggactgtgttgtgaatggtttcagtattcactctcacctgattgtcagaggggattcttggtggtgttgttattcgagctcggagcaccatgcaaatgagatagtgatccgagtctatattggcccccctatatgttctgacattcatcaagactgagaggtggtggcgttccatcaacacgtggtcaatctggttgaaagtggttccgagggttcgttctactgcctcgtagaagatatccttctccgactctgcagtctcctctgtaggggcgtgaacgttaatgaggcttatatttctaaatttgcctcgcaagcgcagagtgtatatgttttcaaagccgataacagcaggtttcattttttggctgacaacgGAACCTActacgagcacatggtttactaatcTCcgtctaatccgtatggatgaggatgatccggctGGGAAAGTGTAttagggcagtatctatggttgACAAAGAAGACGTAGcagatcctgcctcagatggagcgatggcgtaggtcaggacgccagacagcttttcgggattTCGAGTTGgtagacctcagcgcaaaacggagatgtctggagttccggaTGTTGTGTCGTGATTATGATGATGGAAAATCTGGCATAAGTCGGCCGAAGTTAAACAAGATTTTTGTTTAAGGAATTGAGGGAGTGCTAAGTCAGTCATCCATTTGATGGCACGGTTGTACAGTATCAGTTACATGCTTTATGCTCGATAGTATACAAAATCACGAAAATTTCGAGTTGAAAAATGGCAACTCTATTCTAAATTAAGTACACGAACTAAAGGCGCAAACCCGAAGTATTGCATATACCTTAGAACACTGATTCATCTTTCATCGAAAAACATTTTCTACCTCTTTTAAAACATTTTGCCAGAAACAAAAGTTGTTAGGTGATATTTTACACGTCATATTTCCACTACTGAAGTACAAATACAGAAAATACGATGGTCCTACTTACGGTTACAAGTGTTTATAGGAACAGTGGAGCACGCTATATTATACTATAACACGAAATAACGACTTTCACGGATTGTGAAGTGTTTGACTTCAACTGACCATCTATGTTGTTATCACATACCGAAATACGTGCTCATGTAACCACGTGGATTTTAGGTACAATATATACGATATTTTGGTCCAGAATAATGAAAGTCGCGATGGTGGAGTTCCAAAAGAAGCGTCCGATGTAGATTCTCTTACTCTAAATTCAAGGGTGAACTTCGACAATATCAGCTCGAACATTTACTTGATGACTGCAACGATAAAGGTGAAAGACAACTGTTGTTGTCTAGCCGTCGATCCGGTCAGGGCTTGCTATTAGGTTAGCTGTGTTTCGACTGACCGACAACGAACATTAATCAAATCGGCCGTATCGCAATCAGcaggaattttattatttttttccaggATATGCGCCAAAAAGGGGTGCTAGTATCAACTTCTAAGAAGGTTATTATTTGGTGGCTTAAAAATAGAGTGAGGTTCTGCAGCAAGGGTCTACCTTTCAGATAAAAAAAGAGGCCAGCATTTTGTTTGGGATAATATAACACTGTCTTTCAGGCTGGGAATATGTGATCTTAAGGGCGATAAGCTGAGTGAGGGAACCCTGTGGCGTAGAGTAAAATGAAATTTCAGATGCCTATAAAGAAAAgaggcagagcctaaatgccgcTAGATACACCAAAATTCTAGTAAGCAGCTTATGAGATGCAAGAAGCACTTTATCACGATTCTTCTGACGATTCTCCACATTCTGCCGATAGAATGACAACTCACGATTCCATGCAAAGTTGTGCTGCAGTAAAACGAAGGAGTTTGATGTTTAAAGTGTTATCCAAAAGGATTTTGTGAAACGATaatgtttcttctttttatcggtGATGATTTTCATGCCCCCTTGGCCGGGAAATAACACTTCAATGGACCCttagggcgggggggggggggggtttggaCAATAACGGTTCTTCTAGTTACTCTACAACGAAGAAAGGGCATTCTCCCGTACGTCTCTCTTTGCCGATACTTTCGATTCAGAGGATGGACAGAAAAGGATAGTttgcacgatttcttccatcttagGTGCTTCTACAAGTGGTCCATAAGTTTCTATACTTGAGGCTCCATAGTCTCCCGAAGCCTCAGGCAGTTCATGCGTAAACTGTCCATCAATTCACGAGTGATTTTCCGTAACGGAGTCTCTTCTTTGCACGCTGTTACATCACAAACTGTTCGATAAGGCTCGTTGAGTCCACTAGTGATTCAGTAATGGCTTTTCTATCTGCATTTGGTGCCTCATTTGCCCTCTTTCCCGACGTTTTATCTAGTGAATATTCGACAAGATTGTCAGAAGCTATGCGTCATTTCAAAGGAAATTTACTTACTTGTTGTCATGTCATTCTTCAAAGCACGAGGACTCCGTAACAAAGACTACATCAGGCATATCGCCTCGTAATCAGGGCGCCGGAATTTGAAAATACTACCGACATTTATGCCGTGAGTCTCATCCTAGCGGCTATCTTTACAATGAGTTCCAATTAggaattttcttttcagatttcggACCTCCTTTTCGTATTCTGGATCTTATCCTCCAACATGTTGAGCTAATCCCAAAAAGTAGGCATACTAGGATCGATTGTTGTGAGGCAATGTTGAACCATTTGATTTCCGTATAATTGACCTAGAAAAATTCATCTCTTCGGCTATTTCTCCGCCCTCGTACGTTGACGGTATCTCGAACTCAGAATCTGGCGGTGCCCGACGTATGAGGATGCAACGATAGTCAGTCCTGATTTCAGCACTACCTGCTCAGGAGATGCGATTTACCTCCTCTTTCCTGAACTATTTGCCCCATTTG
The window above is part of the Hermetia illucens chromosome 3, iHerIll2.2.curated.20191125, whole genome shotgun sequence genome. Proteins encoded here:
- the LOC119651446 gene encoding DNA-directed RNA polymerase I subunit RPA43 translates to MGKRIRDYVKYSLSELECYVKSKTSCVQKVNTPIHLNFPPYGLSNFKATLQDIIAQRKIGFYDARLKGIILDIRNIKVLGDVAALRFDDPAVHLNLLADCYVFQPQVGAIIKGLVKHISERQIGVIIYRVFSVSIRLKGRVPRNVQLNSQIEFRIKKFDLENVMPFFEGELVGDLDDEDEDVSNTQDTTSSFSRRAVKFESNHENASSGYNSDHSHSKPPKTPIKKQMRSDTDSDDSSYLEPGQRPSQSKARSPDIFDDSSSSSDDDRTGRTKPKIKLEKSSQEPTELERIVQKVKRETLSQEEISSNHRRRKGSVSDSEVSEIEPGQRIKEEPLSQPQEELSQRSKKKQKVTKELFTHTDSDLETTRKIKTEKLSQRSDKDTPRKVKEEVDSVNASMKNILEQLKASAPLANSTAVISSESPSNEKHRKRKRISSIASDSPVPEERHKRRKIYHTEPVVTAEIHLDSDFEMTTTTSSAKREKKKKKDKSHDVTNDSTILDPNKVIDLNELSIKKEKKKKKAKHKESEDTSESLSSSLSNILAKIKAEKSVQL